The following coding sequences are from one Streptomyces dengpaensis window:
- a CDS encoding copper resistance CopC/CopD family protein, with the protein MTQTIASRFPNFRGLQNFRSFRTFLLLFLAVSGALLAGAAPASAHAALTGSDPKQGSVVDKAPAQVSLTFSEKVAISDDSLRVLDPKGKRVDTGEATNPSGTTYAVKLHSGLPDGTFTVTYQVVSADSHPVSGAFTFSIGAPSQTSVSVSDQTVGGGVVGALYGCARYVSYTGFILLVGGAAFVLACWQRGAGVRPVQRLVVAGWLALTGATLALLLLRGSYVGSGEVRDIFDLTLLGQVLQTKSGAALVSRLLLLAAAALFIAVLFGAYVKRDEDDTADTADGSEAVATDGSNAAADRAAEQKDLTFGLAIGGAVIMAGLAATWAMAEHASTGIQAGIAMPVDVLHLLAVAAWLGGLATLLVALFRAPADAQIEVAAVRRFSRVAFGSVLTLVATGIYQSWRQLGSWTALTDTTYGQLLLVKIGLVAVLVGIAWISRRWTGRLAEGAAPEAVAAAVVERRGRAGATAGTKVLTDSGDSRRGSSSSSSKGSSGSAKDSSGSSKGSSNSADSRRAAQLARQRAAMATARDKRIREADPHRSGLRRSVLTEAGVAIVLLAVTTALTTAEPGRTEEAAEQATASALQRSGPLSLQIPFDTAGEDGKGTVEVTLDPARVGGNEMHLFVERPNGKAFDVPEVKVAFTLAAKNIGPLPVTPDRISTGHWSASGVQLPMAGDWKIAVTVRTSDIDQVTVNKNAQIG; encoded by the coding sequence TTGACGCAGACCATCGCCTCCCGCTTCCCGAACTTCCGCGGCTTGCAGAACTTCCGCAGCTTCCGGACCTTCTTGCTGCTGTTCCTCGCCGTATCCGGCGCGCTCCTGGCGGGCGCGGCGCCCGCCTCCGCGCACGCCGCGCTGACCGGGAGCGACCCGAAGCAGGGATCGGTGGTCGACAAGGCGCCCGCCCAGGTCTCGCTCACCTTCTCCGAGAAGGTCGCGATCAGCGACGATTCGCTCCGCGTGCTCGACCCCAAGGGCAAGCGGGTCGACACGGGCGAGGCAACCAACCCGAGCGGCACCACGTACGCCGTGAAGCTGCACTCGGGGCTGCCCGACGGCACGTTCACCGTCACCTACCAGGTGGTGTCGGCGGACAGCCACCCCGTCTCGGGCGCCTTCACCTTCTCCATCGGCGCGCCTTCGCAGACCTCCGTCTCGGTGTCCGACCAGACGGTTGGCGGCGGGGTCGTCGGCGCGCTCTACGGATGCGCGCGCTATGTGTCGTACACCGGCTTCATCCTCCTCGTCGGCGGCGCGGCCTTCGTGCTGGCCTGCTGGCAGCGCGGCGCCGGGGTCCGGCCGGTGCAGCGGCTCGTGGTCGCCGGATGGCTCGCGCTGACCGGTGCCACGCTCGCGCTGCTGCTCCTGCGTGGTTCCTACGTCGGCTCCGGCGAGGTCCGCGACATCTTCGACCTGACGCTGCTCGGGCAGGTGCTGCAGACCAAGTCGGGCGCGGCGCTGGTCTCCCGGCTGCTGCTGCTCGCCGCGGCGGCGCTGTTCATCGCGGTGCTGTTCGGGGCGTATGTGAAGCGAGACGAAGACGACACGGCCGACACGGCCGACGGGTCCGAGGCGGTCGCCACCGACGGGTCCAACGCGGCTGCCGACAGGGCCGCCGAGCAGAAGGACCTCACCTTCGGGCTCGCGATCGGCGGCGCCGTCATCATGGCGGGCCTGGCCGCCACCTGGGCGATGGCCGAGCACGCCTCGACCGGCATCCAGGCGGGCATCGCGATGCCTGTCGACGTGCTGCACCTGTTGGCCGTCGCCGCCTGGCTGGGCGGGCTGGCCACGCTGTTGGTCGCCCTGTTCCGGGCGCCGGCGGACGCGCAGATCGAGGTGGCGGCCGTACGCCGCTTCTCGCGCGTCGCGTTCGGCAGCGTCCTCACGCTGGTCGCGACGGGGATCTACCAGTCGTGGCGGCAGCTCGGCTCCTGGACGGCACTCACCGACACGACGTACGGGCAGTTGCTGCTCGTCAAGATCGGCCTGGTGGCGGTCCTTGTGGGCATCGCGTGGATCTCGCGGCGCTGGACCGGGCGGCTGGCCGAGGGTGCGGCTCCGGAGGCCGTGGCGGCGGCCGTGGTCGAACGGCGCGGAAGGGCGGGGGCGACGGCGGGGACGAAGGTCCTCACGGACTCCGGCGACTCGCGGCGCGGGAGCTCTTCAAGCTCTTCGAAGGGCTCTTCGGGCTCTGCGAAGGACTCTTCGGGCTCCTCGAAGGGCTCTTCGAACTCCGCGGACTCCAGGCGCGCCGCCCAACTCGCCCGGCAACGGGCCGCCATGGCCACCGCGCGCGACAAGCGCATCCGCGAGGCCGACCCGCACCGCTCGGGCCTGCGCCGCTCGGTGCTCACCGAGGCGGGCGTCGCCATCGTCCTGCTCGCGGTCACGACCGCGCTGACGACCGCCGAACCGGGGCGCACGGAGGAAGCGGCCGAGCAGGCCACCGCCTCGGCCTTGCAGCGCTCAGGACCGCTGTCACTGCAGATCCCGTTCGACACCGCCGGCGAGGACGGCAAGGGCACTGTGGAGGTCACTCTCGACCCGGCCCGCGTCGGCGGCAACGAAATGCACCTCTTCGTGGAGCGGCCGAACGGCAAAGCCTTCGACGTGCCCGAGGTTAAGGTCGCTTTCACGCTCGCCGCGAAGAACATCGGCCCGCTGCCGGTGACCCCCGACCGCATCTCCACCGGACACTGGTCGGCGAGCGGCGTGCAGCTCCCCATGGCGGGCGACTGGAAGATCGCGGTGACCGTGCGGACCTCCGACATCGACCAAGTGACCGTGAACAAGAACGCGCAGATCGGCTGA
- a CDS encoding ATP-binding protein, with protein sequence MSIWWSLHLRREAASVPLARRLLLGTMESAGVDPDISYDLSVALSEACANAVEHGGDAVHGTSSGAYRVTAYLDGEKCRIEVADSGPGFPSGRVRTALRPARGDAEHGRGLCLIQELADHVHIGNEPGRGGAVVSFDKILKWKKDPSLVTA encoded by the coding sequence ATGAGCATCTGGTGGTCCCTCCATTTGCGTCGCGAAGCTGCGAGCGTTCCGCTCGCCAGACGCCTGCTGCTCGGCACGATGGAGAGCGCGGGTGTCGACCCGGACATCTCCTACGACCTCTCCGTCGCGCTCAGCGAGGCCTGCGCCAACGCCGTCGAGCACGGCGGGGACGCGGTGCACGGCACCTCGTCCGGGGCTTACCGGGTGACCGCCTATCTAGACGGTGAGAAGTGCCGTATCGAAGTCGCCGATTCCGGCCCCGGTTTCCCGTCCGGCCGTGTCCGCACCGCCCTCCGCCCGGCGCGCGGCGATGCCGAGCACGGCCGGGGCCTGTGCCTGATCCAGGAACTCGCCGACCACGTCCACATCGGCAACGAGCCGGGGCGGGGCGGCGCGGTGGTCAGCTTCGACAAGATCCTCAAGTGGAAGAAGGACCCTTCTTTGGTGACGGCCTAG
- a CDS encoding copper chaperone PCu(A)C, with product MSRPLAGCAGVIAAALALAGCGSGDGDASSAEPELKITGAYMPAPSMASMAAGFFTVTNTGGADTLTSVTSDLSDNVTLHSTEGGAMEEEKSFAVPEDGTLDFASGGNHLMFEKLTHTPKQGEKVSVELHFAKSGTVKISMPVKSPTYTPKSGH from the coding sequence GTGTCGAGGCCTCTCGCCGGTTGCGCGGGTGTCATAGCCGCGGCGCTGGCCCTGGCGGGCTGCGGCTCGGGCGACGGTGACGCGTCCTCGGCCGAGCCCGAACTGAAGATCACCGGCGCCTACATGCCCGCCCCGAGCATGGCCAGCATGGCGGCCGGCTTCTTCACCGTCACCAACACCGGTGGCGCCGACACCCTGACCTCGGTCACCAGCGACCTCTCAGACAATGTCACGCTGCACTCCACGGAGGGCGGCGCGATGGAGGAGGAGAAGTCGTTCGCCGTGCCCGAAGACGGCACGCTCGACTTCGCGAGCGGCGGCAACCACCTCATGTTCGAAAAGCTCACCCACACCCCGAAGCAGGGCGAGAAGGTGTCCGTGGAGCTGCACTTCGCCAAGTCCGGCACGGTAAAGATCTCCATGCCGGTGAAGTCACCGACGTACACCCCGAAGTCCGGGCACTGA
- a CDS encoding SCO family protein, whose amino-acid sequence MRKKTYAVAALFAAATLTLSACGSSSDGGTPVADVSAETGSAKAATVLDKPFEKPDLVLTDTNGKKYDLRAQTKGRPTLIYFGYTHCPDVCPLTMNNLAVAKKQLPKAEQDKLRVVFVTTDPGRDTPAALGTWLKGIDSEFVGLTGDFATIQAGARTLGISIDPTSKDKNGKLVSVHGTQVVAFSPKTDGGYVLYGEDATVDDYTKDLPRLIKGETP is encoded by the coding sequence ATGCGCAAGAAGACGTATGCCGTAGCAGCCCTGTTCGCCGCCGCCACTCTGACGCTGTCCGCCTGCGGCAGCAGCTCCGACGGTGGCACGCCGGTCGCCGACGTGTCCGCCGAGACCGGCTCCGCCAAGGCCGCGACGGTGCTCGACAAGCCGTTCGAGAAGCCTGACCTCGTACTCACCGACACGAACGGGAAGAAGTACGACCTGCGCGCGCAGACCAAGGGCCGGCCGACGCTGATCTACTTCGGCTACACCCACTGCCCCGACGTCTGCCCGCTGACGATGAACAACCTCGCCGTCGCCAAGAAGCAGTTGCCCAAGGCAGAGCAGGACAAGCTCCGCGTCGTGTTCGTCACCACGGACCCGGGCCGCGACACGCCCGCCGCGCTCGGCACATGGCTCAAGGGCATCGACTCCGAGTTCGTCGGCCTGACCGGCGACTTCGCGACGATCCAGGCCGGCGCCCGCACCCTGGGCATCTCCATCGATCCGACGTCGAAGGACAAGAACGGCAAGCTCGTCTCCGTGCACGGCACCCAGGTCGTCGCGTTCTCGCCGAAGACCGACGGGGGCTATGTGCTGTACGGCGAGGACGCCACCGTCGACGACTACACCAAGGACCTCCCCCGGCTCATCAAGGGAGAGACCCCGTGA
- a CDS encoding YcnI family protein, producing MKASRIAAAGVVAASAVLALSAPAFAHVTVQPDGEAAKGDYATVNFKVPNERDNASTTKVEVSFPTDHPLASVMPQAVDGWSVKITKSQLDKPISMHGETIDEAVTKVTWSATGKGVEPGFFQKFPVSIGALPEDTDELVFKAIQTYSNKEVVRWIEAQQEGQEEPEFPAPVLALSAASEDGHHGSSSGEEASDDKEAAAKETTEAAAPADSTDTTARVLGIVGIVVGAAGVAYGVLAGRRRTNA from the coding sequence ATGAAGGCTTCCCGTATCGCCGCCGCCGGCGTCGTCGCCGCCTCGGCCGTCCTCGCCCTCTCCGCCCCCGCCTTCGCGCACGTCACCGTGCAGCCCGACGGCGAGGCCGCCAAGGGCGACTACGCCACCGTGAACTTCAAGGTCCCGAACGAGCGCGACAACGCCTCGACCACCAAGGTCGAGGTGAGCTTCCCGACCGACCACCCGCTCGCCTCCGTCATGCCGCAGGCGGTCGACGGCTGGAGCGTGAAGATCACCAAGTCCCAGCTGGACAAGCCGATCTCGATGCACGGCGAGACGATCGACGAGGCCGTCACCAAGGTCACCTGGAGCGCCACCGGCAAGGGCGTCGAGCCGGGCTTCTTCCAGAAGTTCCCCGTCTCCATCGGCGCGCTCCCCGAGGACACCGACGAACTCGTCTTCAAAGCCATCCAGACGTACTCCAACAAGGAGGTCGTGCGCTGGATCGAGGCTCAGCAGGAGGGCCAGGAGGAGCCCGAGTTCCCGGCTCCGGTGCTCGCGCTCTCCGCCGCGTCCGAGGACGGCCACCACGGCTCCTCCAGCGGCGAGGAGGCCTCCGACGACAAGGAGGCGGCCGCCAAGGAGACCACCGAGGCCGCGGCCCCCGCCGACAGCACTGACACCACCGCCCGCGTGCTCGGCATCGTCGGCATCGTCGTCGGCGCGGCGGGCGTGGCCTACGGCGTACTGGCCGGTCGTCGGCGTACGAACGCCTGA